Proteins co-encoded in one Rhopalosiphum maidis isolate BTI-1 chromosome 2, ASM367621v3, whole genome shotgun sequence genomic window:
- the LOC113554878 gene encoding Kv channel-interacting protein 2-like produces the protein MGISKNHLLAILIHLFLICVTEEDIDEFNIHVSRYRPEELTKLTKITKFNKKEIQLIYRGFKQECPTGMVDEDSFKHIFSQFFPQGDASQYAQYVFNTIKRNQTGKISFEDFLAILSKVSRGSVQEKLHWIFGLYDLNKDGVITKKEMQDVVHSIYSMLGRHTDPQVDDQSAKDHVDRIFHLIDKNNDGNVTLDELIEWCSRDEGILQSLDTLDTVL, from the exons atggGAATCAGTAAAAACCATTTACTCGCAATACtcatacatttgtttttgatttgtgTTACAGAAGAAGATATTGATGAGTTCAATATACACGTTTCGAGGTACAGACCAGAAGAGTTAACAAAGCTCACAAAAATCACCAAgttcaataaaaaagaaatccaACTAATTTATAGAGGTTTTAAACAG gaGTGTCCTACTGGTATGGTAGATGAAGATTCGTTCAAGCacatattttcacaattttttccCCAAGGtg atgCCTCACAATATGCCCAATATGTGTTCAATACAATCAAGAGAAATCAAACTGGAAAAATTAGTTTCGAG gaTTTTTTGGCCATATTGTCCAAAGTTTCTCGAGGAAGTGTTCAAGAGAAACTTCATTGGATTTTTGGCTTGTACGATCTCAATAAAGACGgagttataacaaaaaaagaaatgcaAGACGTAGTACATTCCATTTATAGCATGCTAGGGAGACATACTGACCCACAAGTAGATGACCAATCTGCAAAAGACCATGTTGACCGAATTTTTCAT TTAATTGACAAAAACAATGACGGTAACGTGACATTGGACGAGTTGATTGAATGGTGCAGCCGGGACGAAGGAATACTCCAGTCGCTAGATACGCTGGACACTGTTTTGTGA
- the LOC113552538 gene encoding nucleolysin TIAR, with protein MSDESNPRTLYVGNLDPSVTEELLCALFTNIGPVNACKVIREPGSDPYAFLEFDTHSGAATALAAMNGRLFLDKEMKVNWATTPGNQPKLDTSNHYHIFVGDLSPEIETHTLKEAFAPFGEISNCRIVRDPQTLKSKGYAFVSFVKKSDAENAINSMNGQWLGSRSIRTNWSTRKPPPPRAPNKYSGYRAVTFDDVYNQSSPTNCTVYCGGIVEGLTEELVEQVFSRFGTIVEIRAFRDKGYAFIKFSTKEAATTAIEAVHNTEINGHPVKCFWGKESGDPNSAANLAAQAAASTDTTGQYSYNMAYNQGMNYWYPYAQMQGQYVQGMQASYGGAAAYSQYTGYPYQMANATAYQMGNGTGQAANGQQMSTPANMQAGVYSMQYQSQ; from the coding sequence ATGAGTGACGAGAGCAACCCTCGTACGCTATACGTTGGTAATTTAGACCCATCAGTCACCGAAGAGTTACTATGTGCATTGTTCACAAACATTGGTCCAGTAAATGCATGCAAAGTAATACGTGAGCCAGGCAGTGATCCTTATGCGTTCCTTGAATTTGATACTCATTCGGGTGCGGCTACAGCACTAGCCGCAATGAATGGTCGACTCTTTTTAGATAAAGAGATGAAAGTCAATTGGGCCACGACGCCTGGCAATCAGCCTAAGCTTGATACAAGCAaccattatcatatatttgttGGGGATCTAAGCCCTGAAATTGAAACACACACTCTGAAAGAGGCATTTGCACCATTCGGAGAGATTTCCAACTGTCGTATTGTACGCGACCCTCAGACATTAAAATCTAAAGGATATGCTTTTGTatcatttgtaaaaaaatctgATGCTGAAAATGCTATTAATTCAATGAATGGCCAATGGCTGGGTAGTCGAAGCATCAGGACAAATTGGTCAACTAGAAAGCCACCTCCACCTAGAGCCCCAAACAAGTACAGTGGTTATCGAGCAGTAACATTTGATGATGTTTATAATCAGTCCAGTCCAACAAATTGTACAGTATACTGTGGAGGCATTGTTGAAGGCTTAACAGAAGAGCTAGTTGAACAGGTGTTTTCACGCTTTGGCACAATTGTTGAAATTAGAGCATTCCGAGATAAAGGGTAtgcatttattaagttttctaCAAAAGAAGCGGCTACAACCGCCATTGAAGCTGTACACAATACAGAAATAAACGGACACCCTGTTAAATGTTTCTGGGGTAAAGAGTCAGGTGACCCAAATAGTGCAGCTAATCTTGCTGCACAAGCTGCAGCTAGTACTGATACTACTGGTCaatactcatataatatggCATATAATCAAGGAATGAATTACTGGTACCCATATGCTCAAATGCAAGGCCAATATGTGCAGGGTATGCAAGCCAGCTATGGTGGCGCCGCTGCTTACAGTCAATATACTGGATATCCATATCAGATGGCAAATGCCACTGCATATCAAATGGGTAATGGAACAGGACAAGCTGCTAATGGACAACAGATGTCAACACCAGCCAATATGCAAGCTGGGGTTTACTCAATGCAGTATCAAAGTCAGTGA